AGCGAATCGATGCTGGAAGGTAGCCAGTATGTTGTTAATTCCCTCAAAGAGAAAGTAAAAGTGAAGGAATCGGCTATTGTTGGAAAATCAGGTAAGCAGAGAATGCTTGCACAGCGTATCGCAAAATACTATATCGCCTATCAGGCAGGGATCAAAGATAAGAATACGGTCGATCAGATGAAAGCAGCCGTTGCAGAATTCTCGGAAGCACACAAAGCACTGATGGCAAACCCCGCCAATACACCGGAGATCAACAGGAAACTCAATCAGATAGATAGATTGTGGAAGATCGTCTATAAATTCTACCTCAATATTGAAAAAGGCGGACTGCCTCTGATCGTTTTCAATACCACGGATGACATTACGAAGAAAATGAATACGATCACAGCAATGTATGTCGAACTGTATAAGTAAGATGACTTGCAGCATCAGGAAGGATTGCAGATGAAAAAGATCTTATGCATATGTCTGTTGGCAGGGAGTTTGTCCTATGCCACAACAGATATGAACAGTAGACAAAGTGTGCAGAAGAAGAGGATCGCTACAGTAACGAGAGGTGACGTCAAGATTATTGAAGCGACGGAAAATATACGTTTTTTGAGTCAACAGATCGTAAAAGAGTACCTTTTTCTGTTTGTTACGCCTCAGAAAGAAGCAGTGAAAGCAAAAGTGAAGAAGAGGCTGGTCACACTGAGTAACAATATACGAATGATCGCGGCCACGACAAAAGATGTTGATTCAAAAGATATTCTGGAATTCCTGGCATACAGTAAAGACCAGATCGCACAGACTTTGACCGAAGAGATTACGGAAGAGAATGCGGCATTGATGCTTGACTACAGCGAAACACTCCTGGAAGGGGCTGACTCCATTGCAGCGGCACATGCCTATGATTTCAGTAGTGAAGAGCGTATGCTGATGGCCACCAAGCAGATGGAGTATCTGATAGAGCGTATCATGAAATACTATATGGCACTGCATGTAGGTTTTGACAATCCTACAAATCAAAACCAGATGAATAAGTCTATCGCGCAGTTTGGTAACAAGCTGCAGGATATTGAAGCCTATACCTATCCTAAAGAGATTGGTGGTGTAAAAAGCAAGATTTTGAAATCATGGTATGCGAATGGCTTTTATCTTGGAAAATCTGAAACGCTTTTCATTCCAAAGCTTATGTTGATATCGACAGCACATCTGGAAGATCTCATTGTCAAGATCGCCTTATATCATAACCAGAATCAGTAAAGGAGAATAAGAATGAATCTGTTAAACAATAAAAATATTTTTTCCTTTCTAATCGTACTGGTCCTGGTGGTTTTTGGGGCCATCTCCTACCAGACATATTTTGCATACAATGACTACCAAAAAGCAGAAGAGGGTAAAAAAGAAGTCCGTTTTGTCGAACTGCTTAGCCAGACAGTCGATGCCATAGCCAAAGAG
This DNA window, taken from Sulfurovum lithotrophicum, encodes the following:
- a CDS encoding type IV pili methyl-accepting chemotaxis transducer N-terminal domain-containing protein, translated to MKNVWMKNISMAVAAVLMLSGSVCVVQAEEAPAVATNKAVIADIVKLIDIAGKQRMLSQRIAKDYLYVGKKVAVSKASKQQQKSIEEMIAAHKVLVDSINDPEIRNLLSFVELSIEDFKATANEPFTLDNAQLIIDLSESMLEGSQYVVNSLKEKVKVKESAIVGKSGKQRMLAQRIAKYYIAYQAGIKDKNTVDQMKAAVAEFSEAHKALMANPANTPEINRKLNQIDRLWKIVYKFYLNIEKGGLPLIVFNTTDDITKKMNTITAMYVELYK